TGCCCTCCTCGAATAAAAGCAACACTGGATGGAGGAGATTGCTAGGACActcaggaggaggaggaagtttttCGTTTCAAAAGAGAGATAAAGAAGAAGGTGGTTTATAATAATGCTCTGGTAACTTGTGAATTTCCATGAAGCCAATGACATTCCCATCGGGTATATTAGGGAGAATGAGGAAATGTTTCCATAACAATTTCGTTCGTTCCATCACGcactcttatttattttttgtgtgtgtgcggtttACATTGTGCACAATTCCAAAAGGAACGGACTGTAGGTCACCTTGAAATTCCCCTCGTTGTATAAACAAGAACACGAGCGCCACCTGAAATTCAAAAGGCTCTCCGGCATAACGTAATAACTCAACTCCTTTAGTTTTGGTCAACAATAATTAGTGTATAATTATGAATAACAGCAACAGTCTAATAACAGTAATAAGATAATTCATTCAGGGGTGAATGAACAGTAATAAAAGGGTTGTCAGAGAAATGTTTAGCCAAAGGACCTGCTGGGGAAAAAACTTGTTCGGTAATATGATGACGGGTCCGTATAATATTCTGCAGCCGAGTCAATCATCTCAGGCGTTTTCCTTGAATAGTTTAGCCATAGTAATGGCCCCTGTTGTTTACAAATAgcatattgttttatttaaaaattcactttgaggattgtttcaaattaattcaattggtACCCGTAGCCACCATATCCTCCATAATAATTCGGATAATGTCCGTATCCGCCGTAGCCTCCGCCATAGCCTCCGCCATAGCCGCCGTAATATGGGCGACGGAGTGCGGAGCCGACCAGCAATCCCGCCAGGAACGGTCGGTGGCGTTTAGTTCGTCCGTTGGATGTTACCGAATCGTCTAAATCAACGTCAGCTGCTGCAGTCGGATGATCGATTCCTCTTTCATCTTTAACTGGGACCTCAACGTACTGCTGGGCAGCGCAAAATGCTGCAGCCATCACAACAAGGAGCAAGATCTTGAAATGCAATAGAAAATCACGTTACAATTCTATCACTAACTCATAATAAAATGgcataaaatgaaaacgactTACCAGTACGAGATTGCGAGCCATTTGATCACCTGCGATGCTATGGTTCAGTCTTGATGCGA
The sequence above is a segment of the Daphnia pulex isolate KAP4 chromosome 11, ASM2113471v1 genome. Coding sequences within it:
- the LOC124207157 gene encoding prismalin-14-like translates to MARNLVLILLLVVMAAAFCAAQQYVEVPVKDERGIDHPTAAADVDLDDSVTSNGRTKRHRPFLAGLLVGSALRRPYYGGYGGGYGGGYGGYGHYPNYYGGYGGYGGHYYG